One window of Micropterus dolomieu isolate WLL.071019.BEF.003 ecotype Adirondacks linkage group LG13, ASM2129224v1, whole genome shotgun sequence genomic DNA carries:
- the rln1 gene encoding prorelaxin H1 has protein sequence MLWRLSLAMAVVCIGGMCGCVKADMMSRLIMPRDYGVKLCGREFIRAVIFTCGGSRWKRSTEGDLDPFQWSSLSDVTVEHNQHAWQPGAELTADTLPPLHIPPSYSLADLLALYGAAEDMQQQLSDSLEKSQPSTVLEERDGDPAAANWPISSKKKRNFSLGVAGKCCSQGCTKNDIGRLC, from the exons atgctcTGGAGGTTGAGTCTTGCCATGGCTGTGGTGTGTATCGGTGGCATGTGCGGCTGTGTGAAGGCTGATATGATGAGCAGGCTGATCATGCCGAGGGACTACGGGGTGAAACTGTGCGGGAGAGAGTTCATCAGAGCAGTCATTTTCACCTGTGGCGGCTCCCGATGGAAACGATCCACAGAAGGGGACTTAG ATCCTTTCCAGTGGAGTTCCCTCAGTGACGTTACAGTGGAGCACAACCAGCATGCCTGGCAACCTGGCGCAGAGCTCACAGCAGacaccctccctcctctccataTTCCCCCCTCTTACTCCCTGGCAGACCTCCTTGCTCTTTACGGGGCCGCAGAAGACATGCAGCAACAGCTGAGTGACTCGCTGGAGAAGTCTCAGCCATCCACGGTTTTGGAAGAGCGAGACGGGGACCCAGCGGCAGCCAACTGGCCCATTTCgagcaagaagaagaggaactTTTCTCTGGGTGTGGCAGGGAAGTGTTGTAGCCAGGGGTGTACTAAAAATGATATCGGACGCTTGTGCTGA
- the plgrkt gene encoding plasminogen receptor (KT) isoform X1, translating to MQTLKSSKNSCSTILGCRILCTANVNAEMLSKQMERQILMQNQMRERQMAMQIAWSREFLKYFGTFFTVATLGLAVGAVKRKRPALLAPIFPLGFIFAYQMDSAYGTLINRMRREAESIMTSEHDCLDLPHGTPTFESIEKARRAKSSLTSFLEK from the exons ATGCAAACTTTAAAAAGCAGCAAGAATTCATGCTCCACAATTCTCGGCTGCAG GATTCTGTGCACCGCAAATGTGAATGCAGAGATGTTGTCAAAACAG ATGGAGCGTCAGATCCTGATGCAGAACcagatgagagagagacagatggctATGCAAATTGCCTGGTCCAGAGAGTTTCTCAAATACTTTGGCACTTTCTTTACAGTGGCTACATTGGGACTGGCTGTAGG TGCTGTTAAAAGAAAGAGACCGGCCCTCTTGGCTCCCATCTTTCCTCTCGGCTTCATATTTGCCTACCAGATGGACAGCGCCTATGGGACACTTATTAATCGTATGAGAA GGGAGGCTGAGAGTATCATGACGTCTGAACATGACTGTCTGGACTTGCCTCATGGGACTCCAACTTTTGAAAGCATAGAGAAGGCCCGCCGCGCTAAAAGCAGCCTCACTTCCTTCTTGGAGAAATGA
- the plgrkt gene encoding plasminogen receptor (KT) isoform X2, whose protein sequence is MGFLLSKPMDANFKKQQEFMLHNSRLQMERQILMQNQMRERQMAMQIAWSREFLKYFGTFFTVATLGLAVGAVKRKRPALLAPIFPLGFIFAYQMDSAYGTLINRMRREAESIMTSEHDCLDLPHGTPTFESIEKARRAKSSLTSFLEK, encoded by the exons ATGGGGTTTCTACTCTCTAAACCCATGGATGCAAACTTTAAAAAGCAGCAAGAATTCATGCTCCACAATTCTCGGCTGCAG ATGGAGCGTCAGATCCTGATGCAGAACcagatgagagagagacagatggctATGCAAATTGCCTGGTCCAGAGAGTTTCTCAAATACTTTGGCACTTTCTTTACAGTGGCTACATTGGGACTGGCTGTAGG TGCTGTTAAAAGAAAGAGACCGGCCCTCTTGGCTCCCATCTTTCCTCTCGGCTTCATATTTGCCTACCAGATGGACAGCGCCTATGGGACACTTATTAATCGTATGAGAA GGGAGGCTGAGAGTATCATGACGTCTGAACATGACTGTCTGGACTTGCCTCATGGGACTCCAACTTTTGAAAGCATAGAGAAGGCCCGCCGCGCTAAAAGCAGCCTCACTTCCTTCTTGGAGAAATGA